In one window of Macrobrachium rosenbergii isolate ZJJX-2024 chromosome 11, ASM4041242v1, whole genome shotgun sequence DNA:
- the LOC136843279 gene encoding uncharacterized protein — translation MQPSVMLLLQGFLVLFVLDYCNAQVGLRTAPLTAPRARDNSNNSSLGLFSKWTGLDLRHKSNHSSNIESSLAAIFRGVAYGISTSTPSSTTTSTTTPRPTSSRRVPQDLPGLPGRNDDFKNPFLFSPGFEQDLHHKAVTDQRGVSSVIDHPIQTPYIESPNIGETGNFEDRVLDIDEIEDVEVVRADVGVGLSKVEWIRSLGTAWIVHVYCAAGLYSLLAMLALLWLARIHASTHLLPRGYYITLYLLMFLASFLRCVHLFHDPYGAERRLPEVLSIVVEELGWPCLTAGLAVVVLALVRAWRCPRLLPQKPLAPLALALLTAAHLLTSVAAHLTAALLPEHAAPLRAAARAVTAAWGGAVGIGGFLAVWRVGRAVGRHPGLLLVRLSRAPVEGSLPARHPRITLFRGSQLTVVASFGQTVLAGLHMYALVGPHYLFDIPPAYPWYWLAYQSTCRILEIIMWLLLGITAALTVGTASGKRQSQKGEIKLLSVLSCKHCGSCTSIPAQDKADEVFPAVCQTNQAVRNFTLQSCGKGVYQEALTQQPLTRRANTVKPAHKRPSIRKSATLHSATSDIQLLWNQGHPQNAVSSDASSRPSSMLFNDAGFVRFRMQVDPQQCVDEVLKKSLQNLDIQGEPEEATLLKKVPVDDPPTYDQSFFDNVPNKDGVKTPSKIKISPQFENHYDNAQFDQLLSNHNNSEIYFDGSHCRSEVASVTDCSSTDALSPVPAADNDWSKYASTCSSISAANSFDVRMYDDYEVSSYYNSPSPASSNVYASLHRTAPRTRYVSHWTVYGEREPAVHSYEARQAVEQLTALLAPHTSSASSQSDLHIDYLTDGSHGKHNRESDSDLCSSGSHQPYQRHDHDEKRSSPKSRCPPQLPPRHLNLHDVTPDSAVVLDYTGHTDEASGDDIDPTLPLQYPPHPRPGLLTKIVKNNFSLGNGGYSPLGSEDAFHHPFSSPHSQNLLLKQAQHQALQQRHWKDDKNERVRPCGHRPRRGLKDDPKPISPTKPSVHSASQHINDTHSQKRQFSLTPTSPTAKQENPEKLPSPVVDGTTQTDNQPDPSLSPASSRPASSIASHSDLPSECVDSEDDTHCEDNKENSDDEATPEVSPVNAWPPSNCVQAAV, via the coding sequence ATGCAACCATCAGTCATGCTGCTTCTACAAGGATTTTTAGTCCTTTTCGTGCTTGATTACTGTAACGCTCAAGTGGGGTTACGGACTGCTCCCCTCACAGCACCAAGGGCTAGAGATAATAGTAACAATAGCAGCCTTGGGCTCTTTTCAAAATGGACTGGTTTGGATCTTCGACACAAGAGTAATCACTCCAGTAATATTGAAAGTTCTTTAGCAGCTATATTTCGTGGAGTTGCTTATGGTATATCGACTTCAACACCTTCCTCTACAACTACATCTACCACCACGCCAAGGCCAACCAGTAGTCGTAGGGTCCCTCAAGATCTCCCTGGCTTACCAGGAAGAAATGACGATTTCAAGAATCCATTTTTGTTCTCGCCGGGTTTTGAGCAGGATTTGCACCATAAAGCAGTGACTGATCAACGTGGTGTAAGCAGTGTCATAGATCATCCCATCCAGACTCCATATATTGAATCTCCTAACATTGGGGAAACAGGAAACTTTGAGGATCGTGTACTTGATATTGATGAAATTGAAGATGTTGAAGTTGTACGAGCAGACGTTGGGGTTGGTTTAAGTAAAGTTGAATGGATAAGGTCTTTAGGCACAGCATGGATAGTGCATGTCTATTGTGCAGCTGGGTTGTACAGTTTGCTAGCCATGTTAGCACTGCTTTGGTTGGCACGAATCCATGCTTCTACCCATCTTCTGCCAAGAGGTTATTATATAACACTATACCTATTAATGTTCCTGGCTTCTTTTCTACGCTGTGTTCATCTTTTTCATGACCCATATGGTGCTGAACGTAGATTACCTGAAGTACTTTCAATAGTTGTTGAAGAACTAGGATGGCCCTGCTTAACTGCAGGTTTGGCAGTTGTGGTGCTAGCCCTTGTTAGGGCATGGAGATGCCCAAGATTACTGCCTCAAAAGCCTCTGGCTCCACTGGCATTAGCATTACTAACAGCAGCACATTTGCTTACTTCTGTTGCTGCTCATCTGACAGCAGCATTATTACCTGAGCATGCCGCACCTTTGAGAGCAGCAGCTCGAGCTGTAACTGCAGCATGGGGAGGAGCTGTTGGTATAGGAGGATTTCTAGCTGTGTGGCGTGTAGGAAGAGCAGTTGGTCGCCATCCAGGTTTGCTATTGGTAAGATTGAGCAGAGCTCCAGTAGAAGGATCATTGCCAGCACGTCACCCAAGGATAACCCTATTTCGGGGTTCTCAGTTGACTGTGGTTGCTTCATTTGGTCAAACTGTTCTTGCTGGCCTTCACATGTATGCCCTGGTAGGGCCCCATTATTTGTTTGACATACCTCCAGCTTACCCATGGTACTGGTTAGCATATCAAAGTACATGCCGCATTTTAGAAATTATCATGTGGCTCCTTCTTGGCATAACAGCAGCTCTTACAGTTGGTACAGCCTCAGGTAAAAGGCAAAGTCAAAAAGGCGAAATAAAACTCTTGTCAGTACTTTCTTGCAAACATTGTGGAAGCTGTACTAGCATACCAGCACAGGATAAAGCTGATGAAGTGTTCCCTGCTGTTTGCCAaaccaatcaagctgttcgaaaCTTTACTCTTCAGTCTTGTGGCAAAGGTGTGTATCAAGAGGCACTAACTCAACAGCCTCTCACTCGCCGAGCTAATACTGTCAAGCCTGCTCATAAAAGGCCCTCAATCCGTAAGTCAGCGACTCTTCATTCTGCAACTTCTGATATTCAGTTGCTATGGAACCAAGGACACCCTCAAAATGCTGTGTCCTCAGATGCCTCATCTAGACCTTCCTCGATGCTCTTTAATGATGCTGGTTTTGTTAGATTTAGGATGCAAGTGGATCCTCAACAGTGTGTGGATGAAGTTCTTAAGAAATCTCTACAGAATTTAGATATTCAAGGTGAGCCAGAGGAAGCTACTTTGTTAAAGAAAGTCCCAGTAGATGATCCTCCTACTTATGACCAGAGCTTTTTTGATAATGTACCTAATAAAGATGGTGTAAAGACAccttcaaaaattaaaatctctcctcagtttgaaaatcattatgataatgcCCAGTTTGATCAATTATTGAGCAATCACAATAATTCTGAGATCTATTTTGATGGGAGCCATTGCAGAAGTGAAGTAGCCAGTGTAACAGACTGCAGTTCCACAGATGCATTATCTCCCGTACCTGCAGCAGATAATGATTGGTCAAAATATGCAAGTACATGTTCTTCAATTAGTGCAGCAAACAGTTTTGATGTTCGCATGTATGATGATTATGAAGTATCTTCCTACTATAATTCACCGTCCCCTGCCTCATCTAATGTGTATGCATCATTACATCGAACTGCCCCACGTACCCGCTATGTCAGCCACTGGACTGTGTATGGAGAACGAGAACCTGCAGTGCATAGTTATGAAGCAAGACAGGCAGTAGAACAGCTAACTGCTCTGTTAGCACCACATACCTCTTCGGCTTCTTCTCAGTCTGATCTTCATATTGATTATTTAACTGACGGTTCTCATGGGAAACATAACAGGGAGTCAGACTCTGATTTATGCTCCTCAGGAAGTCATCAGCCTTATCAAAGACATGATCATGATGAAAAGCGTTCCTCACCTAAAAGCCGATGTCCCCCTCAGCTTCCTCCTCGTCACTTAAACCTTCATGACGTTACTCCAGATTCAGCTGTTGTTCTAGATTATACTGGTCATACAGATGAAGCTTCTGGAGATGATATAGACCCAACTCTTCCATTACAATATCCTCCACACCCTCGACCAGGTCTTTTAactaaaattgtcaaaaataactTCTCACTTGGTAATGGCGGATATTCACCTCTTGGTAGTGAAGACGCTTTTCACCATCCATTTAGTAGTCCACATTCTCAAAATCTATTATTAAAGCAAGCACAGCATCAGGCATTACAGCAAAGGCATTGGAAGGATGACAAAAATGAGAGAGTCCGCCCATGTGGCCACCGTCCTCGAAGGGGCCTAAAAGATGACCCTAAGCCCATTAGTCCTACGAAACCTTCAGTTCATTCAGCCTCCCAACACATAAATGACACCCACAGTCAAAAAAGGCAATTCTCCCTAACCCCAACCTCTCCTACAGCAAAACAAGAGAACCCAGAAAAGCTTCCAAGCCCTGTTGTTGATGGTACTACTCAGACTGATAATCAACCAGACCCATCGCTTTCCCCTGCTTCTTCTCGTCCTGCATCTTCTATAGCATCCCATTCAGATTTACCCTCGGAATGTGTAGATTCTGAAGATGATACACACTGTGAAGACAACAAAGAGAATAGTGATGATGAAGCCACTCCTGAGGTATCTCCCGTAAATGCATGGCCACCCTCTAACTGTGTCCAAGCAGCTGTCTGA